Proteins encoded together in one Prochlorococcus marinus str. MIT 9211 window:
- a CDS encoding aldo/keto reductase, whose translation MKIVRRPFGKEVEVSLFTLGTMRALESSEAMYAVVKEACLAGINHIETSPSYGPAQKFLGESLQKLRFHKINPQNGWVVTSKILPGITFSEGQRQLQQTLVDIGIPKIDNLAVHGLNLPEHLTWALHGDGIKLIQWAKEKNLIAQFGFTSHGDQSLIEKAIKSRQFNFCSLHLHLLDQGRLHLSKLALNQDMGVMAISPADKGGHLHTPSQTLIKDCSPISPIELAYRFLLAQGVSTLTLGANKPEELSIAKKLVAANGQLTKAEEASMNRLYQEGKRRLGDTLCGQCRECIPCPNNVPIPEILRLRNLSIGHDLTSFSKERYNLIGKAGHWWEEVDASACKKCGDCLPRCPNHLKIPDLLEQTHHHLLDRPKRRLWG comes from the coding sequence ATGAAAATTGTTCGAAGACCTTTTGGAAAAGAAGTGGAAGTCAGCCTGTTCACATTAGGGACCATGAGAGCCCTTGAGTCTTCTGAAGCAATGTATGCGGTAGTTAAAGAGGCTTGCTTGGCTGGGATCAATCACATAGAAACTTCTCCTTCATATGGACCTGCTCAAAAGTTCCTAGGCGAATCTTTACAAAAACTTAGATTTCATAAAATCAATCCTCAGAATGGCTGGGTAGTCACAAGCAAGATCCTTCCAGGCATTACCTTCTCAGAAGGCCAAAGGCAACTACAGCAAACTTTAGTAGACATTGGGATTCCAAAGATTGACAATCTTGCAGTTCATGGTCTTAATCTTCCTGAACATTTAACATGGGCCCTACATGGAGACGGGATTAAACTGATTCAGTGGGCTAAAGAAAAAAATCTTATTGCCCAGTTCGGGTTTACCTCTCATGGTGATCAATCCCTTATAGAGAAAGCTATAAAAAGTCGCCAATTTAATTTTTGTAGTCTACATTTACATCTTCTCGACCAAGGTAGGCTCCATCTTAGCAAACTTGCTTTGAATCAAGACATGGGGGTAATGGCTATTTCACCAGCAGACAAAGGTGGTCACTTGCATACTCCAAGTCAAACCTTAATTAAAGATTGCTCTCCAATATCTCCTATCGAATTGGCATATAGATTTCTATTAGCTCAAGGGGTCAGTACATTAACACTAGGAGCCAATAAGCCAGAAGAGCTCTCTATAGCTAAAAAGCTAGTAGCAGCAAATGGGCAATTAACCAAAGCAGAGGAAGCCTCTATGAATCGTCTATATCAAGAGGGGAAGCGTCGGCTAGGGGATACTTTATGTGGGCAATGTCGAGAATGTATCCCATGTCCAAACAATGTTCCAATACCTGAGATATTGCGATTGCGAAACTTATCTATCGGACATGATCTAACTTCCTTCTCAAAAGAAAGATATAACCTCATAGGGAAAGCAGGGCATTGGTGGGAAGAGGTTGATGCTAGTGCTTGCAAGAAGTGTGGGGATTGTCTACCACGTTGTCCAAATCATCTAAAAATACCGGACTTACTTGAACAAACACATCATCACTTATTAGATAGACCTAAAAGAAGATTATGGGGTTGA